One part of the Mya arenaria isolate MELC-2E11 chromosome 3, ASM2691426v1 genome encodes these proteins:
- the LOC128226282 gene encoding sodium-dependent glucose transporter 1-like, with amino-acid sequence MKTNVENSNELLDSEVDDGQSPENTDKEIHRLLTPLKAEDDEIDTEVTIEMCAGFKGEKNHITDSNTKNGRFKTHRYFHTICVFCSMFAIGWRNGLNGPAFPDLQLIMKADLGKASWVFTGMSIGGLFGTVTSGYAYDRLRNHRLQMMASVVFGFAVTTAIAPWCVNFASMFVIHVLYGVFHTAIDTVMITDVAAIWGEDAGTNMQALHLFFSVGAFLSPFTAAPFLAPIHHPPGPICNRSLIRGNDSFNLSSMGTFSWKDETANAIQVPFIDSPDDIKSTKHVAKYDNVIYNGSHSLLVKDDADKNITAVFSDGSTTDISNGTGDVTCSYETDVYFGETKIFITYLISAGISCLSACSFLIVLFRFGSIHRQLRANFCSNDHLPERKKYILSTKEKHLFTIILASVLAMYNMSERGLSYFLMSFVTNNLSWTKSQGAGISSMFWIAFSVGRFLAVFTVKYFSNTKSLLINFVISLIGCSLLWVAVILNIDALVWVAIASTCFGLSGIFSSIFAWQTQYVRPLTGRVASCFFFVIAISAIPYPVFLGYLMDTFSQNWYIYSSFILFCCMSLSFVIILIYHKILVIRRQ; translated from the exons ATGAAAACGAATGTTGAAAACAGCAATGAGCTGTTAGACTCAGAAGTTGATGATGGCCAAAGTCCAGAGAATACAGATAAGGAAATTCATCGTCTATTAACACCACTAAAAGCAGAAGATGACGAAATAGACACTGAAGTTACAATTGAAATGTGTGCTGGATTTAAAggagaaaaaaatcacataactGACTCAAACACAAAGAATGGAAGGTTCAAAACGCATAGATACTTCCACACGATTTGTGTGTTTTGTAGTATGTTTGCCATA GGATGGAGAAATGGCCTGAACGGTCCTGCATTTCCAGACCTGCAACTGATTATGAAAGCGGACCTAGGAAAAGCATCTTGGGTATTTACTGGCATGTCCATTGG CGGTCTATTTGGTACTGTAACAAGTGGCTATGCCTACGATCGACTTCGGAATCACCGTCTGCAGATGATGGCATCCGTTGTATTTGGGTTTGCTGTCACCACTGCTATTGCTCCTTGGTGCGTTAACTTTGCCTCCATGTTTGTCATTCATGTGCTGTATGGGGTTTTTCATACAGCTATTGACacag TTATGATTACTGATGTTGCGGCAATTTGGGGTGAAGACGCAGGAACAAACATGCAGGCACTTCATCTTTTCTTCAGCGTTGGCGCGTTTTTATCGCCATTCACTGCTGCTCCATTTCTTGCTCCCATACATCACCCACCGGGGCCAATATGTAATAGAAGCTTGATAAGAGGAAATGATTCTTTCAACTTAAGCAGTatgggtactttctcatggaaAGACGAAACAGCCAATGCTATTCAAGTTCCCTTTATTGATTCACCGGATGATATCAAGTCTACTAAACATGTAGCGAAATATGACAACGTCATTTATAATGGCTCACATTCTCTTTTGGTCAAAGACGATGCGGATAAGAATATTACAGCTGTGTTTAGTGACGGTTCTACTACGGATATTTCAAACGGTACAGGGGATGTTACATGTAGTTACGAAACTGACGTTTACTTTGGTGAAACAAAGATTTTCATAACTTACCTCATTTCTGCAGGAATAAGTTGTCTCTCAGCCTGTTCGTTTCTGATTGTTCTATTTAGGTTTGGAAGTATTCACAGACAGTTACGGGCAAATTTTTGCTCAAATGATCATCTGCCAGagagaaagaaatatattttatccacAAAAGagaaacatttgtttacaattattttagcgTCTGTTTTAGCTATGTACAATATGTCTGAGCGAGGGTTGTCTTATTTTCTAATGTCGTTCGTCACCAATAACTTGTCTTGGACAAAATCACAAGGTGCAGGTATATCATCAATGTTTTGGATAGCATTTTCCGTTGGTAGATTTTTAGCAGTATTTACTGTCAAATACTTTTCGAATACCAAGTCATTGTTGATAAACTTCGTTATTTCCTTAATAGGCTGTTCCCTATTGTGGGTAGCAGTAATTCTGAATATTGACGCTTTGGTGTGGGTTGCAATAGCGTCCACTTGTTTCGGATTGTCAGGCATTTTCTCGTCCATTTTTGCGTGGCAGACTCAATACGTTCGACCACTCACAGGGAGGGTGGCCAGTTGTTTCTTTTTCGTGATTGCCATCTCTGCCATTCCATATCCGGTGTTTCTAGGATATCTAATGGATACATTTTCACAGAACTGGTACATATATTCTAgttttatcttgttttgttgtatgTCCTTaagttttgttatcattttaatctACCATAAGATATTGGTCATAAGAAGGCAGTAG